Part of the Chthonomonadales bacterium genome is shown below.
CCAGGAGTCGTGGCCGGCATCCGGGTAGACGGTCAGCTTAACCTCCGACGCGCCCGCCGCCTTCAGCGCCGCCACCATCTCCTCGGACTGCTGGAGCGGCACCACGGTGTCCTTGCCGCCGTGGAACACCCAGGCCGGAACGCCGCGGATTCGGGCGGCGCGGCGCGTGTCGCCGCCGCCGCAGATCGGCGCGATCGCAGCGAAGCGGTCCGGATACGCCATCGCCATCGCCCATGTGCCGTACCCGCCCATGCTCAGGCCGGTGACGTAGACGCGGTCCGGGTCCACCCGATAGCGCTGGCGCACGTCGTCCAGCAGGGCGCCGAGCGTGTCGGTCGACCAGCGGGCGTCCTCAGGGCACTGCGGCGAAACCAGGATGAAGGGGAACTCCTTGCCGGCGGCGACCAGCCTGGGCGGGCCGTGCGCCTTCACCTTCTCCAGGTCGCTCCCGCGCTCGCCCGCACCGTGGAGGAAGAGCACGAGCGGCCAGCGCTTCGCCGCGTCAGCCTCGTAGCCCTCCGGCAGGTAGAGCAGGTACCGCGCGGTGACGGTGATGGTGATCCGCTTGTTGAGCTCACAGGGTTGCTGTTCGCCGGGCTTGGGCTCGGCGTCGGCGCCGCCGGCCGCGCCGAGCGCGGCCGTCGCAAGGACGCCCGCGCAGAGGACCATCTTCATCATGTTGCTCCTTGCCTCGCGCCGGTGTGGACCGGCGCGCCCTGGCGGCCCGCGCCGTCCGCTTCGATTCGCGGCGGCCAGCTCGCCTTCCTCCCGACGGGCCGGGCGGCGCGGCCGGTCAGATGTAGAAGGTGTAGGTCTGCACCCCGAGCACGCCGCGAATGAAGCTCCACATCCCGCCCACGGCGAACTCCCCCAGCACTAGGCCGACGAACAGGGGCAGCGCCGCGCGGTAGCCCTTCAGCCCCCACCAGCGCAGCGTGGCCGCCTTCACGGCCCAACTCAGCATCACCGGCAGCCAGATGTAGTCGAGCCCGAACGACATGCCGAGCGCGTAGCCTGCCGGGTGGAACGGGAACGCATGGAACGCGACGGCGAGCCGAGCGAGCCCAAAGACCACCATCGCGCCAATGGCGACGGCGAAGAGGCCCGCCCGGTTCGGCTGCGCGGGCGTGCTCAGCCAGGCGGAGAGCTGGTTGAAGTGCTCCGCCGCGAACGCGGACCCGGGGGCGGCCGGGTGGACGGCGGTGGCGTACGTGCGGCCGTAGGAGATGTGCAGCATCGCCCAGAACGCGGCGAGCACGCCTACGACGCCCGCCAGCGCCAGGCCGCCGGCCATCACGCGAATCGGCAGGCCGCTCTGTGAGGCGCCCTTGAGGCTCTCGGCCTGCTGCGGCATGAGCAGCCCGCGGTGCATCCGGTTCTGGAAGTGCAGCAGGGAGAAGAGCGCCAGGTTCTTCGGCCCGAGCGCCACCGTGCCGAGCGCCATCACCACCATGTAGCTCGTGCCCACCCAGCCGATCTCGTGGGTCGGCGGCCCCACCTCG
Proteins encoded:
- a CDS encoding prolyl oligopeptidase family serine peptidase, translating into MVLCAGVLATAALGAAGGADAEPKPGEQQPCELNKRITITVTARYLLYLPEGYEADAAKRWPLVLFLHGAGERGSDLEKVKAHGPPRLVAAGKEFPFILVSPQCPEDARWSTDTLGALLDDVRQRYRVDPDRVYVTGLSMGGYGTWAMAMAYPDRFAAIAPICGGGDTRRAARIRGVPAWVFHGGKDTVVPLQQSEEMVAALKAAGASEVKLTVYPDAGHDSWTMAYDDPALYEWLLGHRRRAPSGAAAPAPGS